DNA from Candidatus Binatia bacterium:
CCCGAGCTGAATCAGGACCTGCGCATCCGCCGGCGTCGTCCGATCGAGGGACATCAAGTACAGCAGATAATCGACGCAGAGAAACGTCCCGGCCGCCAGGAGCATCCACCGCACCGGCCGATCGAGCGTTCGCAGCGACGGCAGCCGGCCCCGCACACCGAGAACCGCACCCACCACGAAGGCCGAACCGAGGAACCGGTAGAACGTGATCGTGCTCGGGGCCATCTCTGCGAGGATGACCTTGAGTGCGATCGGCAGGGCGCCCCACAGAAGCATCGTGGTGCACGCGAGGCCGAAGCCCATTCCGACACGCCCGGTCGTCTGATGCCGCTCCACCTGCGCCTCTCTTAGCCGTCCGCCCAGGAGCGACGATCCCGCAGAAACGGCACCAACTCGAACGGGAGGTTTCCGGCGGCATCGATCTCTCGCGCGCGCGCGAGCATTCGGCGCGCGGTCGGCATTCGATCTACAACTCCGACGGCGATGCGGTTGTCCTCTTCGGGAACCGACAACTCGAAGCACCCGCCGGCAAACCCGGCCGCGAAGCGACGGATCACGCGATCCTCCGCCCACCGCTCGGGCAACCCGATGTTGGCAACCGCGACGCCGCCGTCGGTCAAGAGGCTGGCAGCGTCGCGAAAGAAGGACTGGCGAGCGAGCGGAGCCGGGATCTTCTGGCCGTGATACGCGTCGAGGAACACGAAGTCGTACCGCCACGCCTCGTCTGCCGCCGCGTCGCGAACGAACTCACACGCGTCCTCGACGAAGACCCGCAGGTCCGCCGTCTCGCGAAAACCGAAGTAGTCGCAAGCGAGCTGAAGGACGATCGGATCGATCTCCACGACGTCGACGGTCGCGCGAGGGAAGTGGCGGCGCAGGAAGCGTGCGTACGCGCCTCCACCGAGACCCACCAGAAGGATGCGTTCGAGCCGCGCGGCAAGCACCGGACCAACGGTAGCGACCCGAAGGTACACGGTCGGGAGCACGGCCGGCCTCCTGCGCTCGATCACAGTTTGATCGACGCCTTGCATGCCCCCGAATCGCAAATGTCGACGCGGCCCGTCGTCGATGACCAGAAGTTCGCCGAAGGCCCCATGCGCACGGTGGACGATCGTCCCCGAGAGGCCCTCCCCTTGGTCTGCGGCAACACGCACTCGCTCGGAGCTACCACCTCCGCGACGGAGTCGCAGCCCGCCGCCGATCGCGGTACAAATCGGTCACCTCATGCCCTTCGTTTCCGCCTTCCTCCTCGCACTGCTGCTCATCGGCCGTCCCGCGCTGGCGGAGACCGAGCCTCCCTTCGAGCGAACCGAACTGCGCACGGAACATCCGATCGTGCAGGACACCGTTGCTCTCCGCCTGGGTGAAGGAAACGGGCGCCACCTTCTCGTGGTCACGAGCCCCGACGACGAGAGCGTCCGGGTCGAGCTTTTCCCGCCCAGCAAGGGCGGTGCGCCGGGCATGACTCCGGCGCGGCTCGAGCTTCCGGCGGACGTCGTCGCCTTCGACACCGCCGACCTCGGCCCAGACGGTCCGCAGGCCCTGTACTTCCTCACACCCCGCGCAGTATTGCGCTTCGAACCCGCGGACGGATCGCTCCGCGAAATCACGCAGGTGCAATCGATCTACCGGCGGCCGGTTCCGGGCCGCCTCCTGCCTGTCGACTTCATGCGAGACGGCGGGGATCGAAAGCCGCCGCTTCTCCTCCTCCCCGATTTCGACGCCATGCGCGCCGGCACGAGCCGCCTTCCGATCGCGCCGCGAACGTCGCACGAAGCTGGCCCCGCCTATCGCCCCGCCGATGTGCGGCTCGCGGATCTCGACCTCGACGGCACCGAAGACGTCTTCCTGATCTCAGACGACGCGTTGCACATCTTCCACGGCACCGGAACCGGCTTTTCGGGCGTAGCCGTGGTCCGCCCCCTCGGTTTGGGAGTGGGCCCCGAGCTACGAGAAGACCAGCTTGGCAACCTGGACCAGTCCGACCTCACCACGCGGCGGGTCATCGCGATCGAGGACTTCGACGCAGACGGCCTCGTCGATCTTCTGATCGAGTCCACCCGTCGCACTGGTGTCTTGGAGCGCGAGACTGCCCACGAGCTTCACCTCGGCCGGCGGGGTCCGCAGGGCCTCACCTACCCGACGAAACCGACAACGGTCATCCGCGGCGACGCTCCTCTGGGCGGTGTGCGCGCCCTGGACATCGACGGCGACGACCGGCTCGATCTCACGGCGGGGAGCATCGATGTTGGCATCGGGACGATCGTCTCCGCGCTTCTGACGGGCACCGTCGACTTCGACGTTCGGTTTTTCCGTCTCACAGAGAACGGGTATGCCGAGGAACCCGACGAAACCCGCGATGCTCGCATCGAGTTCGATCTGTCCGAGGGCAGCGCAAGCATCCCGGTCCTCGTGCTTGCCGATGTCAACGGCGATGGAGGCAAGGACCTCATCGTCCGCGAAGACGAGGACGTGCTGCAGGTCTATCGCTACGACGGCAGCCCGACGCTGTTCTCGGACGACGCGCAGGAGGTCGAGGTGCGCCTCCCAAAGGATGGCCAGCTCGTGCGGCGCGCCGATCTGAACGGCGACGACGCCGACGACCTCATCCTTCGCTACGAGGGGCTCGACGGCGAGGGAGCGCGCCACCGACTCACGCTCCTCCTCGGCCGGCCGGCGCGGCGCTAGAGACCCACCATTCGCCCAAAGATCGCATCCCGCGCGCGATCGCCGAGAAAAGGCCCGATCCAAGCCAGAAGATGCGCCTCCGCCGAGACCGGGTAGCGCGTCTTCGGACGCCGCGCGCTTAGTGCCTTCGCGATCGTCCGCGCGACGCGGGCGGCCGGGACCCCCTGCTTCGCCATCGACTCGTTCATCCTGCGGAGCCTGGCCAGCGCCGGCTCGTAGCGCGCCCGCCCTTGCGCCGGTAACGCCTCCAGCATTCCTTGAAGCTGCGCGTCGTTCTTCTCGTGGATGGGTGTATCGATCGCACCCGGCTCGACAACCGAAACGAAGAGGCCTTGTCCGCGGATCTCGATTCGCAGCGCGTCGGACATCGCTTCCAGAGCATACTTCGAAGCGCAGTACGGACCGATCAATGGCGAGACGATCTTCCCCGCTCCCGAACTCACGTTGACCACGCGTCCATCCGGCCGTTCGAGCAGCGGCAGGAAGGCCTTCGTCACCGCGGCGACCCCGAACACGTTCACCTCGAACTGGCGGCGCAAGGCGTCGAGATCGACGAACTCGAGCGGCGCCGTGATCGTCATCCCCGCGTTGTTCACGAGGCCCTGAAGACGTCCCTCGCCCAGCGCCTCGCGTATCTGGACCGACGCCGCCGAAATCGAGGCCGCGTCGGTGACGTCGAGGTGTACGGGGCAGAGATCTCCCGTCGTCGCGCTGCGTAATGCCTTTGCGGCGGCGTCACTGCGAACGCCCGCGAACACCCGCTGCCCATGTTCCGCGAGGAGCAGCGCCGTCTCCCGCCCAATGCCCGATGACGCCCCGGTGATCAGTACATTCCGCATCGGCGTTGCCTATCCCGTCGGGATCGCTCCGGCCACCGAATTCACAAGGCCGGCTAGGTTCCGACGGAACAGCTTCGGAGCCGGCGCGTCGCCCTGAAGACCGTGGACCGACAGCAGGACCATCTCGGCCGCACGTGGTGCGGTGAGTCCCGCACGGGCGAGATCGATCTCGCCCGCACGGTCCGCGCGACAAAGCGCAACGGCAATGAAGGCTCGCATGGCGTCGATGGCACCGGATGAAACGTCGGCGGCGACGGCACGGGTGGTCTCGCGGATCTCCTGTCCACCGGGCGATTCATGGAGAAGGGCCACGAGGTTCGCTTCACGGATGCCCTCACAGACATTTCCGGACGCGCGGCCCTCGGAAACGAGATGGCCCGTAACCAGGACCTCTTCGGCGGCTACGAAGTCCTGCTCGCCGACCAGGTCTATCGCTACGCCACCCCTTCCGGCGTGACGTACGTCCGCCACACGGTCAACCTCCTGTTCTCCAACGGCAGCCAATCGATATTCACAAACTACGTGCGGATCCGGGACGGCAGAATCGAGCGATTGGCAGGCTTCCTCGGGCGCCGGTTGGCCGAGATGCAGTGACGGGTCGGCAGCGGCGGCCA
Protein-coding regions in this window:
- a CDS encoding fused MFS/spermidine synthase, whose translation is MRVAADQGEGLSGTIVHRAHGAFGELLVIDDGPRRHLRFGGMQGVDQTVIERRRPAVLPTVYLRVATVGPVLAARLERILLVGLGGGAYARFLRRHFPRATVDVVEIDPIVLQLACDYFGFRETADLRVFVEDACEFVRDAAADEAWRYDFVFLDAYHGQKIPAPLARQSFFRDAASLLTDGGVAVANIGLPERWAEDRVIRRFAAGFAGGCFELSVPEEDNRIAVGVVDRMPTARRMLARAREIDAAGNLPFELVPFLRDRRSWADG
- a CDS encoding VCBS repeat-containing protein, which produces MPFVSAFLLALLLIGRPALAETEPPFERTELRTEHPIVQDTVALRLGEGNGRHLLVVTSPDDESVRVELFPPSKGGAPGMTPARLELPADVVAFDTADLGPDGPQALYFLTPRAVLRFEPADGSLREITQVQSIYRRPVPGRLLPVDFMRDGGDRKPPLLLLPDFDAMRAGTSRLPIAPRTSHEAGPAYRPADVRLADLDLDGTEDVFLISDDALHIFHGTGTGFSGVAVVRPLGLGVGPELREDQLGNLDQSDLTTRRVIAIEDFDADGLVDLLIESTRRTGVLERETAHELHLGRRGPQGLTYPTKPTTVIRGDAPLGGVRALDIDGDDRLDLTAGSIDVGIGTIVSALLTGTVDFDVRFFRLTENGYAEEPDETRDARIEFDLSEGSASIPVLVLADVNGDGGKDLIVREDEDVLQVYRYDGSPTLFSDDAQEVEVRLPKDGQLVRRADLNGDDADDLILRYEGLDGEGARHRLTLLLGRPARR
- a CDS encoding SDR family oxidoreductase, with the protein product MRNVLITGASSGIGRETALLLAEHGQRVFAGVRSDAAAKALRSATTGDLCPVHLDVTDAASISAASVQIREALGEGRLQGLVNNAGMTITAPLEFVDLDALRRQFEVNVFGVAAVTKAFLPLLERPDGRVVNVSSGAGKIVSPLIGPYCASKYALEAMSDALRIEIRGQGLFVSVVEPGAIDTPIHEKNDAQLQGMLEALPAQGRARYEPALARLRRMNESMAKQGVPAARVARTIAKALSARRPKTRYPVSAEAHLLAWIGPFLGDRARDAIFGRMVGL